AGAAAAGTTACACAAGATTAGAAATGTTGCACGCTGACCACGCGTtgcttgcttaaataaaatGTGTCTATACCTATTTTTTCTCTAGCAATCACTTTCTTAAATAAAAATAGGTGTAGTGAGTATTCAAGTAGAATAAAATATGTTAAGTCAAAATTCTATTGATAATCTATTAAGCGTAATACAAATATAGTAGTAGAAATATAGATACATGAGTTTTAGAAAATGCAATTAATATTTCACCGTAGCAGACATGCATTTAACACCAATAAAAAGGATTTTCTCTATGTTTGTTCCCCTGCTTTGAAGTATAACACCATAAATTGATAAAAAATCTCTAGTCCTACGTTCATTTCTATTTACATCCTGTGCTACTTGGAGGATGTTCACAATAGAAGAGGGACTAATTCCTATGACATGTTTGACCTCAGTTTTTTGCCTGCTATTCTCTTCGCAAAATGTTCATGCGCACCATTCTTTGTTGCAGAACTCCACTTACAGATAGCATATATGTTCCTTGGTAAGGTAGCATGAGGCCTTTCTTCCTTACAACTTGAACCATGTATCAACCAGTAAAACACCCAGCAAATTTTCATCTTGTCACGCTGTCCATGCAACACTAGAAAATGACATACATCAAGCAAAGGACATATTAAGTAAATAATTTTGGATAACTTGGGTTCTGTATTTATGAAAACACAATTATGAATCTTTGAACACTATACCTGCAAATTTATGCATGTGCGGTCTTCCATTTTCCAAATCTTAATATGCTGAAACAGCGGTGGATGACGATGATAACAGCCTAATGGTGATACTTCTGTCCTTTAATTATAGTCCACGCCCTGCAGATTAATGTAATACCTCATGAATGACCAGTCACATTTAACAGCAAGTACTTACCATAGATTTGGTATCAGCTTTTTAAATGGTAGTGCAATAGTGCTACATAGTGCCTATCTCATACCATACAGGAGTTTGCTCCACAGAAACTATGTTCAATTGCAGAAATGGCAAACAATGAGCTAATTGGTTACCTATAGAGCTGCTCCATTAAAACTACTAAAGCAACCTGGTGATTCAAAACCAATGAGGACAGCCTAATGGTTGCATCTGCACGCTTTCTCACTTGTAACCCAAGACCATATGGTCCGCCAATACAAAATGCGAGCCTTGATGATCCCTATAAGATACAACATACAAGAAACATGGACATGTTATTCCTATAAATTTCCAGCAGTTTGAAAAACTAAGATCACAGAAATTTCAATCGCAACAATTGATGAATAAAGAATAACCCAGTTATGATGTACAAAGTAGCAGAGCATACTGTGTTGCCAGCATCCCCAATCAGATCAGCAATCTGCTCAGATATGACATCCTTCCCGTTTTCATCCAACACAACAACCTAACCATATACAGTAACATCAGACACTGAACAAGCCATATGAAGCCAGGAGAGAAGGGAGATTTTACAACAGCACAAATATAAGTATAAAAAGGGACTGAAACATACAAAATCGTCAGGTTTGAGTTGCTGCATCATAGCTGTGTCTTCTGCTTCAACTTGAACCTTAACATCACTGAAGAAAGCGTCAAATGTCAGTATATACATCATAAatggataattttttttctgacaGTATGCACCGTAAGAAATTCACCTTTAGTTATATTATGTGTAATATTACTTGTCAAAAACCAGCTTACCAAAATCAGGAACACTTAAGCTGTATGCACATGCCGCACGAATTCATATTCACACTACAGCAAAAGATAGCATGTAGCCCTCTATTGCGTACAAACTACCATCTTACAAAGTCAGGATACCATGACGGTGTCTACCTTGTAAGTTTTGGATTGGACCTGATAAGGGTGTCCTCAAAATCGCAGTAGTACCCAAGCTTCTCCGTGTATTCTTCAACAAGAAGCTGTGTCCCTCGAGACCTCTTCTTTCCAACCGTTAACAAACGCATAGGCATTGCTCTCTGCAAACATGGGCATACAGACATGAAAATCACAAACCTGATCAAGCACACTCGACCATTATAAGGCTATATGAAGTAGAACTGAAGCTCAAGCTCTTCACTTCGCAAGACATCTTTCAGCAAGCTTTTGCCTTATTCCGTAAAATTCAGACTACTTTTCCTTGAGGAGAAAAGGACCGAATGAATAGATGTAGCGAGAAAAGGTCGATGCTTGCACTCCTTACCACAGATTGTCCCGAGTATTTGGATCTCCTGCCTGCATTCGAAGGAAAAGTAGGACTTAACAGAAATCAGAATCCTAGGCGAGTTAGAAGGTAATCGAAAAGCAAGAAGAAATGGAGGCACATCGAGACGGTGAGTGGTCCGAAATCTTACCAAATGGAGCAGAAGGGGCTGGCGCGCCACGGTCCTTGCTTAGGGAGTGCTGGGCCCCACACATGCACCGCCACGGAGAGATGGCCATGGCGGAGAAGAGAGGGAAGTGGGGGGAGACTGGGAGAGGCTAGCGAAGTCGTGGCCTCGTGGTCGTGGGGGCGCACCCTGCTTGCTGGCGTCCCGTCCTCGTGACTCGGGTCTCAGCGGGGAAGAAGAGCAGCCTATCCGCAAAGGCGCGTGCACGCTGGAGAGGCGTCTTTCATGTGGTTAAGGTCACTTCACAGAAGACGCTAACAGAGTTGGAGAACGTATATTTGTACAATAGGGTGAGAAGGCTGCGAACGAAATCTCCTGCTTGTTCAAGTCCAGCAGTACGCCTCAAGCCCACCTGGAGCTAACGTTTTCTGCAAAATCGTACTGTCCTCAATTGATAGAGAACGTTGATTTGGTTCATCATACATTCATAAATCTGGACTTAAAACTGCTCACCCCTACCAGGTACCAGTACCAAATATCAGAAGGATACGCCAACCAACAATTCAAATTCCGAACAACTCACTGAATCAACAAAATATCATCTCACAACACCAATGAACGCTACATGCGTTGTCGGTTGTCGTCACAAAGGGCGAGACAACGTTCTTCATCAGGTTACAATATGCAGAAAAACTGCTACCCAAACTGACTTCTGAGTTTTACATGTGAAATCCTGAATACAATATTGTACAGACGACCGCATCAGTGCCATCCCTTGTGCTTGTGATCTCAAGCATATGCCAGTGCACACATGCCGTTCTATCCTCGTCTGAGGAACACGAAAAGCGAGCCTCTAGACCCTTTTCCTAGCCTGATCTTCTCGTCGACATAAGTGATCTCCAGCTTGACCTCACTCTCACCACCGTATTGGAACCCCAAGGAACCTACCTTCAATTCTGGGGCCTCAAAGATGACCTGAATCCACTTACTGTCCAGTACATTCAGCTTACCTGCATGACCAACATTGAAAGAACATGAGAAaatgaaattgaaaatttgcGAGAAATTGACGCACTGTGCGCAAAATCAAAACAGAATGGCTTGACCAAAAATACTGTCAGTTTACCTTTCAATGATACTGCACCCTCCAGACCAAAGACGGAGAATGACACCTTGTTCCTGATGACATCAGGGGCTTCCACCACCTGGATCATCTCATCAGTTTTGAATATCAGGCGGCCAAGAGGTGTCCGGTATAGCCCTCCTGGAGACGTCGCCACCGAGCAATACACAACTTCCCATTCTGGTCAATTAGGTGAATTATGAAAAGGCCACTTAGGAAGGATGGCATTGAGGCATGGATAAAGGTCCAACACTCCAATATAAACATCACATGAAATGCAACACATGTATGGCTAATTAGCTTATGCTCCCATTGCTGCAACCTGCAAGCTTCACCTATGGTTCGTTGCAACATTTGTTTTTAACAGTGTGTTAAGTGTCTGACTCTGACAGTGGCACGGCACCAGATGGAAATACGACCGATTGGGCACACAAAAGCATCGATTTTTACCTCCAAATATAAGTGGGGACTTGACGGGCTCGTCTATGCAGTACTTCCCCAACTGTAGCGCGACATCAGCCACTTCCTGGTGCCCATCTTTAGGCAGCAACGCTCCTCGGTCAGTTCCATTTACCTGTTGGTATCAAGCGAAGAAATCGCATTCAACATTCCAACAAAGCTGCGAACTTGCTTGCACGGGTCCGAGCCTCTGAAGAAATCGAACTTTCAGACGCGAACTAACAAACTGCCCTTGGTAATTTATTGGCCTATATATGCGAATACTATGCGAGATTACAGAAGCAAAGCATGAGCCATGAATCTGGGAATGGAGCAAGAGGCAAGAAATTAGCTGACGTCACTGTTACCTTGGAGAGGATGGAGTCGACGAGCTCCGGTGGCGCCCGGACACCGGGGGCGGCGGCAAGGGAGCACCGGACGGACgggagccgccggcggagcgGCCGGTGGAGAGGAGTGGCGGAGGAGAAGCGGAGGGCAGGGGAGACGGCCGCTGCGGGAGCAGACATTTTTTGTGCTCCGCGCTTCGTGTGGTGATAGCTGGGCCTCGTCACTCTCCCTCctacttcttttcttttttaaaaaaagaatcatgGGTGAGGTTTTTCCTGATCCTTGTTGTGCCGGAGCTATAgccaggtaaaaaaaaaattgtttgcaaAACATGATAATTTCGATCCACGTGAACAATGTCAACAAAATTATCTTGTCTGACGTTCAATTCGAATTTTCCTCCTACGAGACGTTCATTTTCCTATTTAGGAAAAAGCTACCTCGGTCGCGCTCGCGCGGGAAGTCAAGACACCATGCGGCCCGCGTTAGCTATCTGGATTATCGCGGTCCATGTGCATTTTTATTTTACTTTCCATTTTTAAAATGCGATAACTTTTCATAGAGTATCCATTttaaattccatcatcaccgttGCGTTCTTTATAACAAGATCTATCAAACTAGACCCATCGTGCCTATATTTAGAAATAATTTTGAAGTTATAGCAACTTATGCAAATATATAAGAGCTACTTCTATATTAAAAGTATACATAAATTGCTAAAAAATAATGTATACATGATAATGTTACTTATATGAAATATCTACATAAGTTGCCACCTTTGTCTTTAGATAAATTGAGTAATTGTCCCTATATATAACTCTACATAAGTTGTAAGAACAAAGAAGTTGCCCACACATTCTCTAATATTAATTGGTATTAATAAATTTATATAAATTCTCCGTATAAGCTAAATGTACTACTACATGTACCAATTACAATACTGTACAAAATAACTTGCTACATATGTTCACATATAAAATCCTAGAAGACAAATAAGGTGACATGTTAGCTTAAAAAATACTATATAAAGTGCTACAACTTACACATTAGTTACACTAAACATACTAAACATATAACATAAGTTGACGGTCGCATAAAATGGCTTCGAAACCTATCTAATATGGGTTTGTATTGTAGATCTCATCACAAGGAACACAATCGTGAAAACAAATTTTAAAATGGACGCTCGGTTAGAGAGTAAGCTCGTTTAAAGAAAATACGACGACTTTGTGATGTCAGTAATGATGTCATAGGAAAATGATGTCTCCACCCGGAGATGAGTTGTTCCAACAGTGAATTAAATCAGCAGGAAATCACCAGGATTACGTGGCGCACGCAACGCAAAAAAATTGCTGTTCCATCTATTTACTGTTCCCACCTGTAATATTGGCTATCGCAGGCAAAAAATTGTTTCCATCTGATTTTGGTTCACACAACCAAACCTCGTTTCActgccaccaccggccggccgctgaCGCAGCACCGGCCAACCGCCGCAGCGCACGGCGGCACTGCGCCACCGGCTGCAAAGCCTAACGCGGTAACGCCACAAGCCCATACCCGACTACCCGAGCAAGCCGCAGACAGGCAACCCTACCCACTCCGTTGAATGGAGTGAATTGAGCTGTGGCTTGGCAGTTTGGAACGGACAAAAGAAATGATCTAGTATACGACAGCTTCTGAATAATCATGGTCTCAAATTCTCATTTAATGGCTTTCCCTGTCACAATAAGCTCGATACACATGGCACAAAATCTGCAGCTAAAAATCAGGAGAAACTATGAAAAAGTGACTCGAGCCTAAGAGTGGCAATTACCGTCGTGGTAACACTGAAGCCACTCTGCTTCTGCAGCAAAAGCCTTCTCCTCCCCTATTGCTACGCCCAGCTACTGTTAACCGATCTGCTATTCTGCTGTTCTCCAATGTACAAAGGTTTCTATAATGTGTACATCCTATAACCTTCTGCGCCTGTGAAGCTCAAATAAGTGTATAATTCGAGAACATTGTCATGAGGTTGTTTATGGATTCAGGGTAGAACTTTCTCGCAAACAGGTAGCACGGTCTCTTTGCTCCATTCCATAGGCAAGGGTTCTCTGTAACCACTTTCTGCAGAGCAATGGTAAAACATTTAAGCACACTTGTAATTTTATCCATCACTGTggagaaaaaggggaagaagggaGGTACCTTGCTATCACTAGTGACATGGTAGCTCATGTCAATTGACTACAGCAAAGATAAAAAGGGTGAAGGTTAGAAAAGGAAGCTATGGGCAACGAACCACCTGGAAAATGAACATAAGATGAGCACACAAACACATACAGTTATATTCTTCAGAAGCTCGAAAGTGACATCCTTTGCGCGGTAAGCTTTCGGATGCCATTTTCCTTCAGACCAGTCAACATGGGTTACAGACCAATTAGCAATTCCATCTGGGTCCATCATCTGGTTGACACAAATGCAAATTTGCAATATCAGCAGTGCTGCAGTCGGCATTACAGGTGATAAATAAATTTCAGTTTGAAAGGTCATTGTGTACTGACATGAAATAGTGTTGGCAAATAATGCTCATCACCATAGCAGTTGCGACCGTCTTCCATCCCAGGCTGTAAAGAGAATAAAAAATATGTTGAATtgatacacacacacacacacacacacacatgcaaTGTAGCAGAGAGTACATGGTTGCCAGGTCCAAAGGGGTAACACAAAGAAAAAAGGTGCACTATTTGGTaacttataattttttttagaaatgaaGACAGGGCCACAGCTGACTTAGATCATAACCTTGTCATCTGTGGATTAGTTGATATATACAAGATACTCCTTTGCACAGCTGTACTAAAGGCTATTAATAGGTGTAACCTCAAGGAAAATATTTCAAATTACATATATCATCCAGTGACAAACATAAGGGTATTAGACTATCAAGAAATGCACATGGTAGTACAGCATCCTGAAGTTTGAGAACTAAATGTTAAAGACCAAAAACAGAAATCAAGCCAAGGTTTACTGacgtaaaaaaaataaaagatgcTTTTGTGTCACTACAGGACAACATATATGGATCCAATCCTATACTGCACAAAGAAAATAGTAATAAAATACAGCATATTACCCTGCAATGAAGCTTGAATTTAGTATAGTAAAGACTGTCTGCAATAATCATCAACGCATGTTGGCGCTTGACTGAGAACCACTGAAATAGTTACAAGTTTCACTACCCCATCAGAATATCTATTGGTAGATAAAAATATAAGTAAAAATGTTCTGCACAAATGAGAGCTGTAACTTACCTGTGAACCCTTCCTGAAGTCTGTCTCTGTAACCTCAGGTAACATATTCTGCGAATACCTAAAATTTCCATGTGGTCCAGGATCATAAAAGCTGACCAAGGAAATAAAAGATAATGTAAGTTGACTAAAAAAAGTATGAAAACAGAGAAGAAATTAAGTGCATGTAAAAATAGTTTGAGTGGACTCCAATAATAGTTAGAGATGAATTAGAGATATAAACTTACCAGTCAATAAAACTGAGATTTGTTCCCATCAGGTAGTCATACACATAGTCAAAATTGTGCAGAGGTACACAGCTGTAAACGCACATAAGAGTTGAGATCTGAAGGAATAAATCATGAAATATAAAGGGATGAAAGCAAACCATAATACATACCTGTCAGATAGCAAGACAAAATGCTGATTGTCAATATCTTGTAAAGCATTTGCCAACAACCTCCTCTCAGCATCAACCATAGAAATTGTACCCCAGGTTACCTGCAATGATAAGAAGACCATTCCACTTATCATTTAACATGGGCCAGATAAGCTCTACACAACAAGTACTGATTTACAGAGCATAGGAAAGAAATTTGTTGAAAATATAATTTTACTCATGTGGAACTAAAGTTACAAAATCATTACCTTTTCACTATGTACCTCGCGACCAACAAATATGGGACTGACATGTTCTGGTTTCTCCCTTGAGGCGTGAACATATATGGTATACCTTCCCTCATGGCCCTGCAGAAATAATTGGGGTCATGGAGAAATAAATTTTGAGCAAAAGATGATGACATAGTGGATTATGATATTCCTTCAAAGATTGATGGACCTTGGCAATGCTGATATTGCACTTTTGAATAAAGCTCAGGAAGTATCATTATTAACTATAACTCTTTCAAAATGAATGAAGTTATAATAAACGATCCTAAATAACGGTCTTCATACAGCATGATACAAAGAGTCACCTCAGGCTATGGTAGTTATGTAGATGACTTCAAAGAATGACAGAGTTGAATCAAGACCAGACAACCCTCTTGCTTATTAACTTGAATGATtgtgaaattcaaattttacatCCTTCCTGTATAAATTCCAATTTTTATTATTGTTTCAGTCTAAGAGGTACTTCTACAGTTCTACTGAAAGCCTAATTTTCACTTGCATAAGTTATATGCAAAAGCCAAT
This portion of the Setaria viridis chromosome 7, Setaria_viridis_v4.0, whole genome shotgun sequence genome encodes:
- the LOC117865967 gene encoding glycosyltransferase BC10, giving the protein MKLHQVWQLGIKDMMAVSVPRPRTSPKRRVWILVIAAFITIAIVWAYLYPPPHYTSPMRDWLPAEPARELTDEERASRVVFRQILTTPPVRSKSSKIAFMFLTPGTLPFERLWEKFFEGHEGRYTIYVHASREKPEHVSPIFVGREVHSEKVTWGTISMVDAERRLLANALQDIDNQHFVLLSDSCVPLHNFDYVYDYLMGTNLSFIDCFYDPGPHGNFRYSQNMLPEVTETDFRKGSQWFSVKRQHALMIIADSLYYTKFKLHCRPGMEDGRNCYGDEHYLPTLFHMMDPDGIANWSVTHVDWSEGKWHPKAYRAKDVTFELLKNITSIDMSYHVTSDSKKVVTENPCLWNGAKRPCYLFARKFYPESINNLMTMFSNYTLI
- the LOC117864837 gene encoding probable plastid-lipid-associated protein 8, chloroplastic, giving the protein MSAPAAAVSPALRFSSATPLHRPLRRRLPSVRCSLAAAPGVRAPPELVDSILSKVNGTDRGALLPKDGHQEVADVALQLGKYCIDEPVKSPLIFGEWEVVYCSVATSPGGLYRTPLGRLIFKTDEMIQVVEAPDVIRNKVSFSVFGLEGAVSLKGKLNVLDSKWIQVIFEAPELKVGSLGFQYGGESEVKLEITYVDEKIRLGKGSRGSLFVFLRRG
- the LOC117865128 gene encoding putative RNA methyltransferase At5g10620 isoform X2 → MSCERAMPMRLLTVGKKRSRGTQLLVEEYTEKLGYYCDFEDTLIRSNPKLTSDVKVQVEAEDTAMMQQLKPDDFVVVLDENGKDVISEQIADLIGDAGNTGSSRLAFCIGGPYGLGLQVRKRADATIRLSSLVLNHQVALVVLMEQLYRAWTIIKGQKYHH
- the LOC117865128 gene encoding putative RNA methyltransferase At5g10620 isoform X1, encoding MAISPWRCMCGAQHSLSKDRGAPAPSAPFGRRSKYSGQSVRAMPMRLLTVGKKRSRGTQLLVEEYTEKLGYYCDFEDTLIRSNPKLTSDVKVQVEAEDTAMMQQLKPDDFVVVLDENGKDVISEQIADLIGDAGNTGSSRLAFCIGGPYGLGLQVRKRADATIRLSSLVLNHQVALVVLMEQLYRAWTIIKGQKYHH